In one window of Chryseobacterium viscerum DNA:
- a CDS encoding YdcF family protein produces MKFLLDFLFRVLQLFTEPYFLVFLAVVIIALLKRKNKRKNLRIGVGFFAVLMIIFIGNGFLGKLTSGYLQKSYINTSELKNSVSQKPVIVVLGGGVVDINNTEKLHTMSYSRIVTAYQLYYEFKKNNLPCKIVISGKGRGHTSEAELFRENFKKMGVSDTDMIKEDKSMNTYENAKYSSKIVKQLAPSDIYLVTSGFHMKRSVALFHTFGLNPVPQASDFIDTEITLFPNSYNAAFTFVMLKEVLGIWQVQLYNRWRLNG; encoded by the coding sequence ATGAAATTTTTATTAGACTTTTTATTTCGTGTTTTACAACTTTTTACAGAACCTTATTTTTTAGTATTTCTTGCAGTAGTTATCATTGCTCTGCTGAAAAGAAAAAACAAACGTAAAAATCTGAGAATAGGAGTTGGCTTTTTTGCGGTTTTAATGATCATTTTTATAGGAAATGGTTTTCTGGGAAAACTGACTTCCGGATATCTGCAGAAAAGCTATATTAATACTTCTGAGTTGAAGAATTCAGTTTCTCAGAAACCTGTTATTGTTGTACTGGGCGGTGGAGTTGTAGATATTAACAATACAGAAAAACTGCATACGATGTCTTATTCCAGAATTGTTACAGCTTATCAATTGTATTATGAATTCAAGAAAAATAATTTACCCTGCAAAATAGTAATTTCTGGAAAGGGAAGAGGACATACAAGTGAAGCAGAATTATTCCGTGAAAACTTTAAAAAAATGGGGGTCTCAGATACTGATATGATTAAGGAAGATAAAAGCATGAACACATATGAAAATGCAAAGTATTCCAGTAAGATCGTAAAGCAGCTAGCTCCATCTGATATATATTTGGTTACTTCTGGGTTTCATATGAAAAGATCTGTTGCTCTGTTTCATACATTTGGATTAAACCCTGTTCCACAAGCATCAGATTTTATAGATACTGAAATAACACTATTTCCTAACAGCTATAATGCAGCATTTACTTTTGTGATGTTAAAAGAAGTGTTGGGAATATGGCAGGTGCAGCTGTATAATCGTTGGAGATTGAATGGATAG
- a CDS encoding YdeI/OmpD-associated family protein, which produces MNPKVNFFFDENQQWHKEFEKLRTIALSTELVEDLKWGCPCYTYEAKNIFLIHGFKEYCALLFFKGALMKDPDQILIQQSKNVQAARQVRFTDVDQINDLEDVLRSYMFEAVEIEESGAKVEMKKTKEFEMAEEFQNKLDQNPALQEAFHALTPGRQRAYLLHFSSAKQSKTREARIEKCIPQIMDGIGLNDSL; this is translated from the coding sequence ATGAATCCAAAAGTCAATTTTTTCTTTGATGAAAACCAGCAATGGCATAAAGAATTTGAAAAATTAAGAACAATTGCCCTAAGCACCGAACTTGTAGAAGATTTAAAATGGGGATGCCCGTGTTATACCTATGAAGCGAAAAATATTTTCCTGATCCATGGTTTTAAAGAATATTGTGCACTTCTCTTCTTTAAAGGAGCTTTGATGAAAGACCCGGACCAAATCCTGATTCAGCAGTCTAAAAATGTACAGGCTGCAAGACAGGTTCGTTTTACGGATGTAGATCAAATCAATGATTTGGAAGATGTTCTTCGCAGCTATATGTTTGAAGCTGTTGAAATAGAAGAATCAGGTGCTAAGGTTGAAATGAAGAAAACAAAAGAATTTGAAATGGCTGAAGAGTTTCAGAACAAACTGGATCAGAATCCGGCATTGCAAGAAGCTTTTCATGCATTAACTCCGGGAAGACAAAGAGCTTATCTGCTTCACTTTTCTTCTGCCAAACAGTCCAAAACCCGGGAAGCCCGCATTGAAAAATGCATTCCACAAATCATGGACGGAATAGGATTAAATGACTCACTATAA
- a CDS encoding DoxX family protein, which produces MNTPQKSHKRTKIIYWVFTLWMALGMVSTAIVQLMKSKDELLNFTNLGYPSYLMTIIGIWKILGVIAILIPKRLLLKEWAYAGFFFVMSGAVISHLIVGDTAGRTFPAVLLLVLVLISWYFRPADRKITITN; this is translated from the coding sequence ATGAACACACCACAAAAATCACACAAAAGAACAAAAATCATCTATTGGGTATTTACGCTTTGGATGGCCCTGGGAATGGTTTCTACAGCAATTGTCCAATTGATGAAAAGTAAAGATGAACTGCTCAACTTTACCAATCTGGGCTACCCTTCTTATCTGATGACCATCATCGGAATATGGAAAATATTGGGCGTTATTGCCATCCTGATTCCCAAACGTCTGCTATTAAAAGAATGGGCATATGCAGGATTTTTCTTCGTCATGTCAGGAGCTGTAATTTCCCATCTTATTGTGGGTGATACGGCAGGAAGAACTTTTCCGGCAGTATTATTATTAGTACTGGTTCTTATTTCCTGGTACTTCAGACCTGCAGACAGAAAAATCACGATTACTAATTAA
- a CDS encoding Lrp/AsnC family transcriptional regulator: MQLDKLHYAILNELQLNARASNAEIGRKIGLTAPAVTERIKKLEEAGIIKGYAVVVEYTQLQYIQNVLIAIKLHPNIMIMSFLKETEEIEGIVKMVHTTGEFCFFLHMFLKSTQEITLVLDRLSKFGRTTTYSILSVPIDHKPITFK; encoded by the coding sequence ATGCAATTAGATAAACTGCACTACGCAATTTTAAACGAACTACAATTAAACGCAAGAGCGAGTAATGCTGAAATAGGCAGAAAAATAGGACTCACAGCTCCGGCTGTTACAGAACGTATAAAAAAGCTGGAAGAAGCAGGGATAATAAAAGGCTATGCTGTTGTTGTGGAATATACACAATTGCAATACATACAAAATGTTTTAATTGCAATAAAATTACACCCCAATATTATGATTATGTCTTTTTTAAAAGAAACTGAAGAAATAGAAGGGATTGTAAAAATGGTACATACTACAGGAGAATTTTGTTTCTTTTTACATATGTTTCTGAAATCTACACAAGAGATTACTTTAGTCCTGGATCGCTTGAGTAAATTTGGCAGGACAACAACTTATTCTATTCTGTCAGTGCCCATTGATCACAAACCAATTACTTTTAAATAG
- a CDS encoding SRPBCC family protein encodes MELKTKIHAEDGKQEIFIIREFDLPVELLFKAYTEAELFEQWMGTKVTKFENKQHGSYRFETSNPQGDVVFSANGTIHDIVQNEKIIRTFQMENTPFPVQIEFLEFEKMTDTTSKITIQTIYKSVDFRDQHLKMPFAQGINMAHNRLQEMLGSRL; translated from the coding sequence ATGGAACTTAAAACAAAAATCCACGCAGAAGACGGAAAACAGGAAATCTTCATCATCAGAGAATTTGATCTTCCTGTAGAACTGCTTTTCAAAGCGTATACAGAAGCTGAACTTTTTGAACAATGGATGGGCACCAAAGTGACAAAATTTGAAAACAAACAACACGGAAGTTACCGGTTTGAAACATCCAATCCTCAAGGCGATGTGGTTTTCAGTGCCAACGGAACTATTCATGATATTGTTCAGAATGAGAAAATTATAAGGACTTTTCAGATGGAAAACACTCCGTTTCCGGTTCAGATTGAGTTTTTAGAATTTGAAAAAATGACGGATACTACCAGCAAAATTACCATCCAAACCATTTATAAATCTGTAGATTTCAGAGATCAGCATCTGAAAATGCCATTCGCTCAGGGCATTAATATGGCGCATAACCGTTTACAGGAGATGTTAGGTAGCAGATTATAG
- a CDS encoding serine hydrolase domain-containing protein produces the protein MKKLWFLTVFTVVFAAMNSCRDEQSIDVPAEHPNAKKYQRIVDQFIASGAVGVNVTVISPEGTWSGSGGLADREKGIRISADSRLRIGSMTKMFASTTILKLQEEGLLNIKDKINKYLPHTITDRIANANEVTIEQCLNHRAGIRNYLQDIAPGVFDGSIVNYSAEQTLQLIYDKPADDPIGKGYYSNSNYLLLSLIIKKVTGKPSYQIINEKIINPLGLKNTTASTLLPDQLTRSYYAETANEPLSEVTHIDNNGIGGEGAIDGGMISTSSDVAQFVESLLTNKILSPASMQQLQTFVDNDPDRLEPDLKYNKQYGLGLMKLDTNQGVAMGHDGHVFGFGGKSYYFPKQKVTVCILLNTWSPKVVALLNAKDTFNLLF, from the coding sequence ATGAAAAAACTATGGTTTCTAACAGTTTTTACTGTTGTTTTTGCTGCAATGAATTCCTGCAGGGATGAACAATCTATTGATGTGCCCGCCGAGCACCCGAATGCAAAAAAATATCAGCGCATCGTTGATCAGTTTATAGCATCCGGCGCTGTGGGCGTCAACGTCACAGTAATTTCTCCCGAAGGAACATGGAGCGGTTCAGGCGGACTTGCCGACAGGGAAAAAGGTATCAGGATATCTGCCGATAGCAGGCTCCGCATCGGAAGCATGACGAAAATGTTTGCCTCCACAACTATTCTGAAATTGCAGGAAGAAGGTCTCCTGAATATCAAGGATAAAATCAATAAATATCTTCCTCACACTATTACAGACCGTATTGCCAATGCCAATGAGGTAACGATTGAACAGTGCCTTAATCACAGAGCGGGAATCCGGAATTATTTACAGGATATCGCTCCCGGTGTTTTTGACGGAAGTATTGTCAATTATTCCGCAGAGCAGACCCTTCAGCTGATCTATGATAAACCTGCCGATGATCCAATTGGAAAGGGATACTATAGCAATTCCAATTATCTTCTGCTTTCCCTGATTATAAAAAAAGTAACGGGAAAACCCTCCTATCAGATAATCAACGAGAAAATAATCAACCCCCTGGGGCTGAAAAATACGACAGCAAGTACTCTGCTTCCGGATCAGCTCACCCGGTCCTATTATGCTGAAACTGCTAATGAGCCATTGAGTGAAGTAACCCATATAGACAATAACGGAATCGGCGGTGAAGGAGCAATTGATGGTGGAATGATCTCAACATCTTCTGATGTAGCCCAATTTGTGGAGAGCCTGTTAACGAATAAAATACTTTCTCCCGCTTCAATGCAGCAGCTTCAGACTTTTGTGGATAACGATCCTGACCGTCTGGAACCAGATTTAAAATACAATAAACAGTATGGGTTGGGATTAATGAAACTGGATACCAATCAGGGAGTAGCTATGGGTCATGACGGACACGTATTTGGCTTTGGGGGTAAATCCTATTATTTTCCAAAGCAAAAAGTAACGGTATGCATACTTCTCAATACATGGTCTCCAAAAGTGGTTGCATTGCTTAATGCAAAAGATACTTTCAACTTATTGT
- a CDS encoding ArsR/SmtB family transcription factor: MNLRRDVFQAIADPTRRSILILVAAQSMTAGAIASNFDTARPTVSKHLQILTECELLRSEQNGREIIYHLNPNKMKEIADFIDPFRKMWDEKFNKLESVMKAFQNNSDKR, from the coding sequence ATGAATTTAAGAAGAGATGTTTTTCAGGCGATAGCAGATCCTACAAGACGATCTATATTAATTTTGGTGGCGGCACAGTCGATGACAGCGGGAGCTATTGCTTCTAATTTTGATACGGCGAGACCTACCGTTTCAAAGCATCTCCAGATCCTTACAGAATGTGAACTGCTGAGATCTGAACAAAACGGCAGAGAAATTATTTATCACCTAAATCCCAATAAAATGAAAGAAATAGCCGATTTTATAGATCCCTTCCGCAAAATGTGGGACGAAAAGTTCAACAAGCTGGAAAGTGTAATGAAAGCGTTCCAAAACAATAGTGATAAGAGATAA
- a CDS encoding alpha/beta fold hydrolase, whose amino-acid sequence MQKHTYKNMKDKKLPGDVSLNHGMAVISNTLRIHYAEAGNGENIIVLIHGFPQTWWEWRFVIPVLVNQGFRVIALDYRGAGDSWKPADGYDKRTMASDIHHLLKEHLKIQTPVVLIGHDIGLMIAYAYAQEYRTSVSQLVVIDAPLPGTKIFDKIRTDHRVWHFAFHNVHNLPEMLIAGRERQYLQYFFNHRIYNTAAINETDMDTFSQAYSSAGAMKAGLEVYRAFDQDILDNEKSIAKNGKLTIPVLAVGGEISTSGSFMKEMMEEVAEDVTSVRIPKTAHWVVEENPEVFIQELLKFLS is encoded by the coding sequence ATGCAGAAACATACCTATAAGAATATGAAAGATAAAAAATTACCTGGTGATGTTAGCTTGAATCACGGAATGGCCGTTATTAGCAATACATTACGAATACATTATGCAGAAGCAGGAAATGGGGAAAATATAATTGTTCTGATACATGGTTTTCCGCAGACATGGTGGGAATGGCGATTTGTAATTCCTGTATTGGTTAATCAAGGATTTCGTGTTATTGCCTTGGATTATCGCGGAGCCGGAGATTCCTGGAAACCTGCGGATGGATATGATAAACGCACTATGGCCAGTGATATTCATCATCTGTTAAAGGAACATCTTAAGATACAAACCCCTGTAGTCCTTATAGGACATGATATAGGCTTAATGATTGCGTATGCTTATGCACAAGAATACCGGACATCCGTATCTCAGCTGGTGGTAATAGACGCTCCTTTACCCGGTACCAAAATATTTGATAAAATAAGGACAGATCACAGGGTCTGGCATTTTGCATTCCATAACGTACACAACCTGCCTGAAATGCTAATTGCTGGTCGTGAGCGACAATATTTACAATATTTTTTCAACCATCGTATTTATAATACAGCAGCTATTAATGAAACTGATATGGACACCTTTAGTCAGGCATATTCTTCAGCCGGTGCTATGAAAGCCGGACTGGAAGTTTACCGGGCATTTGACCAAGACATACTGGACAATGAAAAGAGCATAGCCAAAAATGGGAAACTAACGATTCCTGTTCTGGCAGTTGGAGGGGAAATAAGCACAAGTGGATCTTTTATGAAAGAAATGATGGAAGAAGTAGCAGAAGATGTTACATCAGTACGCATTCCTAAAACAGCGCATTGGGTAGTTGAGGAAAATCCGGAGGTATTTATACAAGAGCTTTTAAAATTTCTCAGCTAG
- a CDS encoding DMT family transporter produces the protein MKKSYLLLHLAVILAGFTGVFGKLITLNEGLLVWYRLLFSSIILFFIVKFLKIPTDIPFRGKIQISKAGILLTLHWLLFYASIKYANISIGVVCYCLTSFFTAVFKPVIDKEKFKLSELLLSMLTIIGISLIFHFDTSYQLGIILGVFSSAFGALYTIYNKRLVSHFDTKVINYYQMIAGTLCWGAFLPVYLLYFQSDSIVPDLKNTAYLGVLSLFCTVGLYVMFAEVLKKIPAFTVNLTYNLEPVYAIIMAFLFFGESKEVNLSFYIGLVFIIASVVLQTVISIKKIK, from the coding sequence ATGAAAAAATCATATTTATTATTACATCTGGCCGTAATTCTGGCCGGATTTACAGGTGTATTCGGAAAACTGATCACTCTTAACGAAGGTTTGCTGGTCTGGTACAGGCTCCTCTTCTCCTCTATTATTTTGTTCTTTATTGTAAAGTTCTTGAAAATTCCAACTGATATTCCTTTCCGGGGAAAAATTCAGATTTCAAAAGCCGGCATACTGCTTACCTTACATTGGCTTCTTTTTTATGCGAGTATAAAATATGCCAATATATCCATTGGTGTAGTATGTTACTGTCTGACAAGTTTTTTTACAGCGGTATTCAAACCTGTTATTGATAAGGAGAAATTCAAGCTTTCAGAATTACTTCTCAGTATGCTGACCATCATTGGGATCAGCTTAATATTTCATTTTGATACTTCTTATCAGCTTGGGATTATTTTAGGAGTTTTTTCATCGGCATTCGGCGCTCTGTATACTATTTATAACAAACGTCTGGTGAGTCATTTTGACACCAAAGTGATCAATTATTACCAGATGATTGCCGGTACTTTATGCTGGGGAGCATTTTTGCCCGTATATCTCCTCTATTTTCAGTCAGACAGCATAGTTCCTGACTTGAAAAATACGGCTTATTTGGGCGTTTTATCGCTTTTTTGTACAGTCGGTTTATATGTTATGTTTGCCGAGGTTTTGAAGAAAATTCCGGCATTTACTGTGAACCTAACCTACAATCTGGAGCCCGTATACGCAATCATTATGGCCTTTTTATTTTTCGGAGAAAGCAAAGAAGTGAATCTTTCGTTTTATATAGGATTGGTGTTTATTATTGCTTCTGTGGTTTTACAGACGGTAATTTCTATTAAGAAAATAAAATAA
- a CDS encoding VOC family protein: MKPKMIWANLAVTDLERTQKFYTELGFKPNNPHSSNELVSFFMAGNELIIHFFLKNVIENNLKSMKFGDPQSSNEIIFTLSAESKNQVDEWAEEVKNAGGTIVSEPESFGENYYGFVFADPDGHKFNVFFM, translated from the coding sequence ATGAAACCTAAAATGATCTGGGCTAATCTGGCCGTAACCGACCTTGAACGCACACAGAAATTCTATACTGAGCTGGGATTCAAACCCAATAATCCTCACAGTTCCAATGAACTGGTAAGTTTTTTTATGGCTGGAAATGAACTGATTATTCACTTTTTCTTAAAAAATGTCATAGAAAACAACCTAAAAAGTATGAAATTTGGAGATCCTCAAAGTTCCAACGAAATTATATTTACCCTTTCTGCAGAAAGTAAAAACCAAGTGGATGAATGGGCTGAAGAAGTAAAAAATGCAGGAGGAACCATTGTTTCAGAACCTGAAAGCTTTGGAGAAAATTATTATGGTTTTGTGTTTGCAGACCCTGATGGACACAAGTTTAATGTATTTTTCATGTAG
- a CDS encoding P1 family peptidase, which translates to MQSLTFGQKLRARDIGIPFSGTVGTFNSITDVKGVEVGYSTIISGKGKNTIGKGPVRTGVTAILPRGRNNNPVFANWYSLNGNGEMTGTTWVTESGFLETPIMITNTNSVGVVRDAVLKWFVKEHWYKEDWWYTYPVVAETYDGFLNDIYGFQVKESNVYEALNSAKSGRIQEGNVGGGTGMMCLGFKGGTGTASRIVKTGDSIYTVGALVQANFGRKESLKIAGVPVGKELENTVGSELKLPSESYRQEGDGSIIVVIATDAPLLPHQLKRIASRVPLGIGNVGGYGMNSSGDIFIAFSTANSTAFQRKDFSTVKMLPNDLIDPLFDATVQAVEESIINAMIAAETMEGVNGNKSYALPHQPVIDILRKYKRIP; encoded by the coding sequence ATGCAAAGTTTAACATTTGGACAGAAATTACGGGCCAGGGATATAGGAATTCCATTTAGCGGAACCGTTGGCACATTTAATTCTATAACGGACGTAAAGGGAGTTGAGGTAGGTTATAGTACAATCATTTCCGGGAAAGGTAAAAATACAATCGGTAAAGGACCTGTCCGAACAGGAGTTACAGCTATTTTGCCAAGGGGCCGGAATAATAATCCTGTTTTTGCCAACTGGTACTCACTGAACGGCAATGGCGAAATGACAGGAACAACCTGGGTAACAGAATCCGGTTTTTTAGAAACTCCTATAATGATTACCAATACCAATAGTGTGGGAGTCGTGAGAGATGCTGTTCTCAAATGGTTTGTAAAAGAACATTGGTATAAAGAAGATTGGTGGTACACTTATCCTGTAGTGGCTGAAACGTATGATGGCTTTTTAAATGACATCTATGGTTTTCAGGTAAAAGAAAGCAATGTTTACGAAGCGCTAAATAGTGCGAAATCAGGTAGAATTCAGGAAGGAAATGTTGGTGGTGGAACCGGGATGATGTGCCTTGGTTTTAAAGGCGGAACCGGTACGGCATCAAGGATTGTGAAAACCGGAGATTCTATTTATACCGTTGGCGCTCTGGTTCAGGCTAATTTTGGGAGAAAAGAATCCCTGAAGATTGCAGGTGTACCGGTAGGAAAAGAACTGGAAAATACGGTGGGCAGCGAATTAAAACTGCCTTCAGAGTCTTACCGGCAGGAAGGTGACGGTTCCATCATTGTGGTCATTGCAACGGATGCACCATTATTGCCCCATCAATTAAAACGCATTGCATCAAGAGTGCCTCTGGGAATCGGGAACGTAGGTGGCTATGGAATGAACAGTTCAGGAGATATTTTTATTGCCTTTTCAACAGCCAATTCCACAGCTTTTCAGAGAAAAGATTTTTCTACAGTGAAGATGCTCCCTAATGATTTGATTGATCCTCTATTTGATGCAACTGTACAGGCTGTCGAAGAGTCTATCATTAATGCTATGATCGCCGCCGAAACAATGGAAGGAGTCAATGGAAATAAATCCTATGCCCTTCCCCATCAGCCTGTGATTGATATCTTAAGAAAATATAAAAGAATACCATAA
- a CDS encoding alpha/beta hydrolase, with protein MITNQLLLNSVVAHSNGGIKEQTAGLYAQRLVEAGYITITADASYQGASGGEPRHTDKPVYRTEDIHGMADFISKYPGVQL; from the coding sequence TTGATCACAAACCAATTACTTTTAAATAGTGTTGTTGCACACTCAAATGGAGGTATTAAGGAACAGACAGCAGGTCTTTATGCACAACGTTTAGTGGAAGCTGGTTATATTACAATTACTGCAGATGCATCTTATCAAGGGGCAAGCGGGGGAGAACCCCGTCACACCGATAAACCTGTCTATAGAACAGAAGACATTCACGGAATGGCAGATTTTATTTCCAAGTATCCCGGAGTTCAATTGTAA
- a CDS encoding O-methyltransferase has product MSTVLKTFVAYLKRPALYPELGRKIIKNTVSRRSPFKGKAKTNAWAASIAVSQKVAVSWLFSMDIDHFRNTYADILEKASAKEAQCPITMGGPGALELIYYACEFTKAQNVLETGVAYGWSSLAILLSLQKRNGTLYSSDMPYLAQDGDQYVGYIVPENLKKHWKLFRFADRESLPKIFKQVSSFDVFHYDSDKSYHGRMWAYQQIYKRLKPGAVFISDDIGDNSAYQDFCTKKNIRTTVVEYSGKYIGIFIK; this is encoded by the coding sequence ATGTCAACAGTTCTCAAAACATTTGTAGCTTATCTTAAAAGACCTGCTCTTTATCCTGAACTGGGCAGAAAAATTATTAAAAATACGGTAAGCAGAAGAAGCCCGTTCAAAGGAAAAGCAAAAACAAATGCCTGGGCTGCATCTATAGCAGTTTCTCAAAAAGTGGCAGTTTCCTGGCTTTTCTCTATGGATATTGATCATTTCAGAAATACCTATGCTGATATTCTGGAAAAAGCAAGTGCAAAAGAAGCGCAATGCCCTATTACAATGGGTGGTCCCGGCGCACTGGAGCTTATTTATTATGCATGTGAATTTACCAAAGCTCAAAATGTCCTGGAAACCGGAGTAGCTTATGGATGGTCTTCTCTGGCCATATTGCTTTCACTTCAAAAAAGAAATGGCACACTCTATAGCTCAGATATGCCCTATCTTGCTCAGGATGGTGATCAGTATGTAGGTTATATTGTCCCTGAAAACCTTAAAAAACATTGGAAGTTATTCCGTTTTGCAGATAGAGAATCTTTACCCAAAATTTTTAAACAGGTTTCCTCTTTTGATGTTTTCCACTATGATTCTGATAAAAGTTACCATGGAAGAATGTGGGCTTACCAACAAATTTATAAAAGATTGAAACCTGGTGCCGTGTTTATTAGTGATGATATTGGTGATAATTCTGCTTATCAGGATTTTTGTACTAAGAAAAATATTAGAACTACCGTTGTAGAATATAGCGGAAAATACATCGGAATTTTCATAAAATAA